The stretch of DNA ACGCTTCTAACAATCGGTGCGTTTGACTATCAAGATAGTCGGCCCAACTTTTCGCCTTCTTCCAATGCAAAGCCAGATTGTGAGACGTGCCGACTCTGAGCACCGGGGCGACGTTCTGCGCCTGTCTCACTTTGGGATCATCATTGTCAGTTCCGATTAACAGGACGCTCGCGACCACGAGTGCAAGTCCCAGGAACCAGAAAGCCGCTCTTCTTGAAAATAATGGCAGGTGTTTTCTCATGCCTGTTTTCTAATACAAGCCTTGTGCCGTGTTCTAAACTGAGACAAAAGCTTTGACCCCAACGCCAACCTCGCTTGAAATAGGGCCTTCAGATTCAGAGAGGTCGAATGAAAAAACTTTTGTTGCTTTCGCTTTTTTTCGTCGGATGTTCGCACACGCCATCTTCGTCAACTCTGGGCGCAAAGGCCCCCGTTTCAACTTATGTCTCGGCCATTTCTTATCAGGACCTCGCGCTGGAAAAACCTTTGCAGCGGATTGCCTTCGGTTCCTGCGCCAATCAAGACCAGCCCGAGCCGCTATGGCAGGACATTCGCGAAGCGCAACCGGATCTTTTTCTTTTTATGGGTGACAACGTCTATGCCAGTCATCCGACTCAGCAACCCATTGCCGAACAATACCGTAAGATGGACCAGATCCCCGAATATCTGGCGATCCGCAAAGAAGTTCCATTCATGGCCACCTGGGATGATCATGATTTCGGACAGCGGGATGGCGGCGCCGACTTCAAGGGCAAAGATCAGGCTCGCAAAGACTTTTTGAATTATTGGGCTTATGTGAAAAACAGTCTTCCTCCGGAGCAGCAAGGCGTCTATCACGCAAAAATCATCGGACCAAAGAACAAGTCCGTCCAAGTCATTATGCTAGACACGCGCTATTTTAGAAGTCCCCTTAAAGAAAGTCCCGGCAACGAGGGTAAAGCCCAAGACTATCTTCCGCAAGACGAGGGCACGATTCTAGGCGAAGCGCAGTGGCAGTGGCTAGAGGCGCAACTAAAGCGTCCCGCCTCCGTTCGCTTTATCGTTTCCAGCATTCAACTGATCGCGAAAGATCCTAAATATGAAAAATGGGGGAACTTCCCCAAAGAACGACAGCGCTTTTTTGATTTATTAAAATCCACCAAAGCCAAAAACGTTATTTTACTTAGCGGTGATCGCCATATTGCTTCGATTGCGAAAATGAATCTTAAAAACTATGGCGCCCTTTATGAAATCACTTCCAGCTCGATCAACCGAGCCAATAACTATGCTGATGCGGATACGCACTATGTGGGGCCCGTTTATAGCAAAGAAAATTTTGGGCTGGCTCGCATCGACTGGAAAAAGAGAACCGTCACCGTGGATATTCGCGGCTTCAAAAACAAAGTCGAAAACTCAGTGAAAATCCAATGGCCTTGATTATTTATCAGCCAGGCTCCAATCCACCAGCGGGGCCTGGGGACTGTCCGCGAAACTGCCGTTAAAAAGAGTGCGGGCCCACATCACAGTTTCGTCGATCGCCGAATCCAGATGAGTTTCATCAACCACGACCATCGGAATATCCAAGTCCTGGGCTTTATTTTGAGCGTCGTCAAAGGGCCCTTGAATCAAAATCAGCCCTTTGCAGACGTTCGATTCGCGACAGACTTGTGCCAGATATTCCGCGCCCACACTGACCCCTACGCCAATGATCTTTTCCGGATTGACGGTGCTATGTCTTTGTAAAAAACTTAAGGCCGCATGAATGTCTTCGGTTCTTTTTGAAGGGGACTCCCAAGATTGCGCCGCCCCTTCGTCTTCAGAGTAATAGCTGTGATCCATCACCAGACAGGCAAAACCTTCTTCACTAACTTCCCGGGCGATGTGCTGCGTAAGTTGCCGGGTTGCGCCCGTCATTGAGCCTTCAAAGAGCAATCCCACCAAATGCTCGCTGGGATTTTGGGGCAAATACAAAGAACCTTCCAAAAGACGTCCTTGAGAATGAAAAGTGACCGTGAGTTTCATCATGCGCCTCCGATCCTTAAAGAATAGGAAAAATGTTTTTATTCGGAAATCCCAAGATGGGCGCGATGATTAAAAACATAAGATCGCAGCTGTAACTTTGCAAAGAAAGATCAAAGGCGGCCCGCGTTCAACGGGGACAGTGCGCCGCCACCGTGGCGGTGGCTTGACATATCACCTAATCCAACAAACTCAGATTCATCATAAAATTGCGCGCTATGCGCAGGGCGCGAGACTTCGCCTCTGCCGCTTTCAGACCGACAAAGTTTTCGTCCACCGTTTGCGTAAACAGACGCAGCCATTGCTCAAAGTGTCCTTGCTGTAAGTTCAATTTGATATGTGGCGGAAAAGGACGACCGCGATAAGTGTCGTCGCCTAAGAGCAAGTCCGCCCAAAAATCATAAAGCTTCGGCAAATGCTCATCCCAATCCACCTGCGCAATCTCGGTAAAAACGGGACCAATATAGGGATCCTGCCGAACCTTTGCATAGAATTCGTCGACTAAAAGTTGGATATCGTCCCTGTTTTCAATGGGCCTTTTTTCTTTCATAGGCTTTCTTTCCTCCAAGAAACTGGCTTTAGGTGATCGGCAGAACGTCGAGGTCCTTTGGGCGAATCTTACGAAGTTCTTCCGGAATACATTTCAAGATGGCCTCACCCAAGACTTCGATCAATTCATTCTTATAGTGTTCGCGCCGATACACAAGACCGATTTCGCGAGCTGGAATAGGACGTTCAAATTGCACCAGATGACTGCGCTGTCCGATATGCTCAGCCGCCAGATAAGGCAACAGGGTATATCCACCGTACAGATCGACGAGGTTTTTCAAGGTCTCTAAACTTCCGCTTTCAAATTTGTAGCGGCGACCCACGCCCTTGCTTTTTCGAACCGAGCAAATATCCAGAACCTGATTGCGCAGACAGTGCCCTTCTTCCAAAAGCCAAATATCTTCCATGCTTAGGCTTTGATATTTGATCTTTTTCATTTGCGCGTACTCGTGATTTTTGTCGCACAAAACAGAAAACGGCTCGTAGTACAGAGGGTACTCAAACATCTTCGCCATTTGCGTCGGCGTCGCTAAAATGCCGACATCGATTTCATCAGCGTTCAACGCATCGAGAATCTGATCCGTTTGCAGTTCTTTGATATTCAGCTCGACATCGGGAAACAGCTCTTCACACACCGGTAACAAGCGCGGCAGCAGATAAGGCGCCACGGTAGGAATGACACCAACCACCAAACTTCCCTGCTTGGCGCCCTTTTGTTCTTGCTGGATCAGACTTTCAATTTTTCTGGCCTCAAACAGGACCGTTTGCATTTGCGAGATCAGCTTTTTACCCATCTGTGTCAGAAGCACCGGTTTCTTAGAGCGATCAAAGATCACCACTCCTAAGTCATCCTCTAGTTTCTGAATCTGCATGCTCAGAGTGGGTTGCGTGACGAAACAAGCCTCTGCGGCCTTCGCAAAATGCCCGTATTTATGCACGGCCATAACGTATTCCAGCTGCGTCAAAGAAAAGTTCACTTTTGGCGTCATAAAAATGCCCCTTTATGAGGCATTCTATCAAGATAGAGAAAATCTATCAATAGATATTTATAATCGATTTTCCTAAAATGAGTTGATCCTCTATTCTTATCAACGAAAGATGTTTGCTAACAGAAGTTGCTAGTGAACCTCAGAGTTTTTAGGCTCACGGGCCGCAATTAACCAAACCTTTTATTCGAAGGAGAATAAATGCTTACTCTTATCAACACGCAAGTGCCTGAATTCAAAGTTCAAGCTTATCACAACAATGATTTCAAAACTGTGACTCACAACGATCTTAAAGGGAAATGGTCGATCTTCTTCTTCTACCCTGCGGATTTCACATTCGTCTGCCCGACTGAATTGGGTGACATGGCTGATAAATACGCTGATTTCCAAAAATTGGGCGTGGAAGTGTACGGCATTTCTACCGACACACACTTCACTCACAAAGCATGGCATGATGCTTCTGAGACGATTAAAAAAATCAAATACCCGATGTTGGCAGACCCGACATTCCAATTGACTCGCGCTTTTGGCGTGCACATTGAAGAAGAAGGTCTTGCTTACCGCGGAACATTCCTTGTGAACCCTGCCGGCAAAATCGTTCTTGCGGAAGTTCAAGACAACGGTATCGGCCGTAATGCTGATGAGTTGTACCGCAAAGTTCAAGCGGCGCAATACATCGCTGCGAACCCAGGCGAAGTTTGCCCAGCTAAATGGACTCCAGGTAAATCAACTTTGAAACCTGGTTTGGATCTTGTTGGTAAAATCTAGTTTGTTTTTTTTCACATTCCCCGCTGGCAACAGCGGGGGCACTTTTCCACCCGGTACACTCTTGAACGGAAAAGTGTTTTTATAAGTGCCAAATTCAAGGCGTCGACAGCGCCACAATAAAGTTGGCATTTATAAAAGCACTTTTGGAGGTTGTCATGTTAGATTCTTCCCTCTTAGAACAACTTAAATCTGTCTTCGCAGCTCTGGAAAACACGGTCGAGCTTGTCGTCGAAAACAGCTCTCACGATGACAACAAAGATCTGCTGGAAATGTTGAATGAGGTGGCCAGCACCTCTGACAAAATTGTTGTTCGCAACAGTGGCAGCAGTTCACCAATGCCGCAATTTCATATTGCCTATAAAGGCAAACATACAGGAATTGTCTTCAAAGGAATTCCAGGCGGTCATGAATTCACCTCGTTGATCCTCGCGATCCTTAATACGGATGGCAAAGGCAAGGCCTTAGACAGCCTGATTGCCAGCCGTGTGAAGCGTTTAAAAAAGAATATCACGGTTCAGTCTTATATCTCCTTAACCTGCGAGAACTGCCCGGATGTCGTTCAGGCTTTGAATCAGTTTGCGCTGGTTCACGGCAGCCTACGCCACGAAATTATCGATGGCGGTTATGTTCAAGACGATGTGCAGGCGCTGGGTATCCAAGGGGTGCCCAGTCTGGTGGCCAATGCAAAAATGTTCCATTCCGGCCGCATCCAGCTTTTGGATTTATTAACGAAGCTTGAGAACACTTTCGGTGTGGATGAATCTGCTCCCAGCGAAGATCCCATAAATAAGAATCTGGGACATTTCGATACGCTGGTGATCGGCGGTGGACCGGCGGGAGTTTCCGCTGCGATTTACACCGTTCGTAAAGGTTTGAGTGTCGCGATGATCACCGAAAAAATCGGCGGTCAGGTGCAGGAAACGAAGGGTATTGAGAATCTGATTTCGGTGGTTTACACGGAAGGCCCGCAATTGGCGGCGCAACTCAATCAGCATCTGGCAAGCTATCCGGTTAAACTTTTTGAAAACCGCCGGGTTAAGAAAATTCACAGCAAGGATGGCGTGAAAGCCATCGAACTGGAAAGTGGCGAACATCTGACGGCGGATGCCGTGATCGTAACCACAGGCGCAAAGTGGCGTGAGCTGAATGTGGAAGGCGAAAAAGATTATCTGGGTCGCGGCGTGGCTTACTGCCCGCACTGTGATGGCCCCTTCTACAAGGGTAAAAAAGTGGCCGTCATTGGTGGCGGTAATTCTGGTGTCGAGGCCGCGATTGACCTTGCGGGCATCGTGCGCGAAGTGGTGGTCTTTGAATACAATGACCAGCTTAAAGCGGATAAAATTTTGGTGGATAAATTAAAGTCTTTGCCGAATGCCTCTATCATCACCAGCGCGAAGACGCAAAAAGTGCTTGGCGATGGTCAGAAAGTCACGCAACTTGAATATGTCGATCGCACTCTGGATAAAACCGAGAAGATTGATATTGATGGCATCTTCGTGCAGATTGGCTTAGTGCCCAACAGTCAATTCTTGAAAGACACGGTGAACTTAAGCAAATTTGGCGAAATTGTTATCGACGAAAAAGGTCGAACTTCTGAACCGGGCATTTATGCCGCCGGTGACGTGACTACGACGCCTTACAAACAAATTGTGATCGCAATGGGCGAAGGGGCCAAGGCCGCCTTGGCTGCTTTCGAAGATCGCATGTACAAACACAGCTAATAAAAAAAGGGACCCTTGTTGGTCCCTTTTTTATTTAGTAAATCACCGTGAATCAGTGTTCGCACAACTCGATGGAATGCCCATCGGGATCTAGCACGATGGCCTTTTTCCCGTCTGGCATGTCGGTCGGGTCCAAAATGCACATGCTTCCTGGAATCGTCATCAGTTCACCGACGATACGTTCTAAATCTGTAATTTTAAAACCCAGTTGCAAACTGGGAATCTGAGACTTCTCAGCGTTTTTGATGGAATACAAAGAAAACTCGACACCGTTGTGAACGGCTCGATGCACTTCACTTCCCTTATCAACTTTTGACGCTGTAAATTGAAAGCCTATTATTCCATAGAAACCCAGCATGTCTTGTAGATGCGGGGTGTTTATTGTGATAGAAGTGATTAACAAACTCATCGTCTCTATTATCTGAATCGAGGGCTTATGAAACAAGAAAAAATTTATCTCAAAGACTACAAAGGACCCGCTTTTTCTGTGGATTCAATAAACCTCGACTTCGTCATCAATGAAGACTTTTGTCGAGTTATCGCGAAAAGTAAGATGAAAAGAACGGCGGACAGCGCCGAACTTCGTTTAAATGGCGTTGAGCTGAAGCTGGTGTCCGTAAAAATTGACGGAACACTTTTACAAGCTGATCAATATCAGGTGACCGATGAGGAAATGATCATCCCATCCACGCCCGCTCAATTCGAACTGGAAATTGAGACTGAGTTGCAACCCCAAAATAACACCTCCCTGGAAGGCCTTTACAAGTCGAATGGGATTTTCTGCACCCAGTGTGAAGCCCAAGGCTTCAGAAAAATCACCTATTTCCTGGACCGTCCCGATGTCATGACCTCTTATTCCGTGACGATTGAGGCCGATAAAAAGAAGTACCCAGTCCTGCTTTCCAATGGCGATCGCATCAAAATTGAGGATTTGGGGAATGGGCGCCATAAAGCCTACTGGCGCGATCCACATAAAAAGCCTTGCTACTTATTCGCTTTGGTTGCTGGTGACTTGGGCGTGATTCGTGACACTTTCACCACGGCTTCAGGTCGCAAGGTGAATTTGGAAGTGTATGCAGCCCATGGCAAACAAGAGCGTTGCTGGCATGCGATGGAATCTTTGAAAAAATCCATGAAGTGGGATGAAGAAACTTTTGGTCTGGAATACGATCTGAATGACTACATGATCGTGGCCATCGATGATTTCAATGCCGGCGCCATGGAAAACAAAGGCTTGAATATTTTCAATTCCAGATTGGTACTGGCTGATGCCAACTCTGCCACCGACGTCGACTTCCATAGCATCGAGTCCGTCGTCGCCCACGAATACTTCCACAATTGGACCGGCAATCGCGTGACTTTGCGCGATTGGTTCCAACTTTCGTTGAAAGAAGGTTTGACGGTTTTCCGTGATCAGGAATTTTCGGCGGATATGACTGATCGAGGTGTGCAGAGAATTGAAGATGTCGATGCTCTGCGCGCGGGTCAGTTTGCCGAAGACGCCGGACCGAATGCTCACCCGGTTCGTCCCGAGTCCTGCATGGCCGTGGATAACTTCTTTA from Bdellovibrio sp. ArHS encodes:
- a CDS encoding alkaline phosphatase D family protein; the protein is MKKLLLLSLFFVGCSHTPSSSTLGAKAPVSTYVSAISYQDLALEKPLQRIAFGSCANQDQPEPLWQDIREAQPDLFLFMGDNVYASHPTQQPIAEQYRKMDQIPEYLAIRKEVPFMATWDDHDFGQRDGGADFKGKDQARKDFLNYWAYVKNSLPPEQQGVYHAKIIGPKNKSVQVIMLDTRYFRSPLKESPGNEGKAQDYLPQDEGTILGEAQWQWLEAQLKRPASVRFIVSSIQLIAKDPKYEKWGNFPKERQRFFDLLKSTKAKNVILLSGDRHIASIAKMNLKNYGALYEITSSSINRANNYADADTHYVGPVYSKENFGLARIDWKKRTVTVDIRGFKNKVENSVKIQWP
- a CDS encoding alpha/beta hydrolase; this encodes MMKLTVTFHSQGRLLEGSLYLPQNPSEHLVGLLFEGSMTGATRQLTQHIAREVSEEGFACLVMDHSYYSEDEGAAQSWESPSKRTEDIHAALSFLQRHSTVNPEKIIGVGVSVGAEYLAQVCRESNVCKGLILIQGPFDDAQNKAQDLDIPMVVVDETHLDSAIDETVMWARTLFNGSFADSPQAPLVDWSLADK
- a CDS encoding group III truncated hemoglobin; translation: MKEKRPIENRDDIQLLVDEFYAKVRQDPYIGPVFTEIAQVDWDEHLPKLYDFWADLLLGDDTYRGRPFPPHIKLNLQQGHFEQWLRLFTQTVDENFVGLKAAEAKSRALRIARNFMMNLSLLD
- a CDS encoding LysR substrate-binding domain-containing protein, with amino-acid sequence MTPKVNFSLTQLEYVMAVHKYGHFAKAAEACFVTQPTLSMQIQKLEDDLGVVIFDRSKKPVLLTQMGKKLISQMQTVLFEARKIESLIQQEQKGAKQGSLVVGVIPTVAPYLLPRLLPVCEELFPDVELNIKELQTDQILDALNADEIDVGILATPTQMAKMFEYPLYYEPFSVLCDKNHEYAQMKKIKYQSLSMEDIWLLEEGHCLRNQVLDICSVRKSKGVGRRYKFESGSLETLKNLVDLYGGYTLLPYLAAEHIGQRSHLVQFERPIPAREIGLVYRREHYKNELIEVLGEAILKCIPEELRKIRPKDLDVLPIT
- the ahpC gene encoding alkyl hydroperoxide reductase subunit C; translated protein: MLTLINTQVPEFKVQAYHNNDFKTVTHNDLKGKWSIFFFYPADFTFVCPTELGDMADKYADFQKLGVEVYGISTDTHFTHKAWHDASETIKKIKYPMLADPTFQLTRAFGVHIEEEGLAYRGTFLVNPAGKIVLAEVQDNGIGRNADELYRKVQAAQYIAANPGEVCPAKWTPGKSTLKPGLDLVGKI
- the ahpF gene encoding alkyl hydroperoxide reductase subunit F gives rise to the protein MLDSSLLEQLKSVFAALENTVELVVENSSHDDNKDLLEMLNEVASTSDKIVVRNSGSSSPMPQFHIAYKGKHTGIVFKGIPGGHEFTSLILAILNTDGKGKALDSLIASRVKRLKKNITVQSYISLTCENCPDVVQALNQFALVHGSLRHEIIDGGYVQDDVQALGIQGVPSLVANAKMFHSGRIQLLDLLTKLENTFGVDESAPSEDPINKNLGHFDTLVIGGGPAGVSAAIYTVRKGLSVAMITEKIGGQVQETKGIENLISVVYTEGPQLAAQLNQHLASYPVKLFENRRVKKIHSKDGVKAIELESGEHLTADAVIVTTGAKWRELNVEGEKDYLGRGVAYCPHCDGPFYKGKKVAVIGGGNSGVEAAIDLAGIVREVVVFEYNDQLKADKILVDKLKSLPNASIITSAKTQKVLGDGQKVTQLEYVDRTLDKTEKIDIDGIFVQIGLVPNSQFLKDTVNLSKFGEIVIDEKGRTSEPGIYAAGDVTTTPYKQIVIAMGEGAKAALAAFEDRMYKHS
- a CDS encoding VOC family protein, with product MSLLITSITINTPHLQDMLGFYGIIGFQFTASKVDKGSEVHRAVHNGVEFSLYSIKNAEKSQIPSLQLGFKITDLERIVGELMTIPGSMCILDPTDMPDGKKAIVLDPDGHSIELCEH